One Citricoccus sp. K5 DNA window includes the following coding sequences:
- a CDS encoding hemolysin family protein yields the protein MDLNTLLNVALVVLFVLIGGVFAGTEMAIVNLRQSQIQSIEDRGPRGAKTAALVRDPNLFLSAVQIGVTVAGFFSSAYGASTIAPDLAPVLAGWGLGEQTASTAALIGMTLVIAYLSLVFGELVPKRLAMQNAVRFTKVLAPPLGAFAILMRPFIWLLSVSTNLVVRLLGGDPKAHQEAVSAEEIRSMVSTSEALEDTDRHVLQSVFDAADRTVVEVMRPRPEVNFLAGDTSVAEAMRQLTDLPNSRYPITGEDSDDILGFIHIRDLLRVPDPSTTLAGIAREITVLPGTVDVLHALSRMRSSGNQIALVIDEYGGTDGIVTLEDLLEELVGDIYDEFDDSLAAEDTALERGEDAEVDGGLILQELAQQTGVELPDDGSYETVGGFVMARLGRVPEAGDRVEAEGAGLEVLDMDGHRVGRVQITRTSDPERVEGRE from the coding sequence ATGGACCTCAACACCTTGTTGAATGTGGCCCTCGTGGTGCTCTTCGTACTCATCGGCGGTGTGTTCGCCGGCACGGAGATGGCCATCGTCAACCTGCGGCAATCCCAGATCCAGTCGATCGAGGACAGGGGACCGCGGGGCGCCAAGACAGCGGCCCTGGTCCGTGACCCCAACCTGTTCCTCTCTGCCGTGCAGATCGGCGTCACCGTCGCCGGCTTCTTCTCCTCGGCCTACGGGGCCTCGACGATCGCACCCGACCTCGCGCCAGTCCTGGCCGGTTGGGGGCTGGGGGAGCAGACCGCCAGCACGGCGGCACTCATTGGCATGACGCTGGTCATCGCCTACCTCTCCCTCGTCTTCGGCGAGCTGGTCCCGAAACGTCTGGCCATGCAGAACGCCGTCAGGTTCACGAAGGTCCTCGCCCCGCCGTTGGGCGCCTTCGCCATCTTGATGCGCCCGTTCATCTGGTTGCTCTCGGTCTCCACCAACCTGGTGGTCCGCCTGCTCGGCGGCGATCCGAAGGCCCACCAGGAGGCGGTCTCCGCCGAGGAGATCCGATCGATGGTGTCCACGTCGGAAGCCCTCGAGGACACGGACCGGCACGTGCTGCAGTCCGTGTTCGACGCCGCTGACCGCACGGTGGTGGAGGTGATGCGGCCTCGGCCCGAGGTGAACTTCCTGGCCGGGGACACCAGCGTGGCCGAGGCCATGCGGCAGCTGACGGACCTGCCCAACTCGCGCTATCCCATCACCGGGGAGGACTCGGATGACATCCTCGGCTTCATCCACATCCGCGACCTGTTGCGGGTGCCGGACCCGTCAACGACGTTGGCCGGGATCGCCCGGGAGATCACCGTGCTGCCCGGCACGGTGGACGTGTTGCACGCCCTGAGCCGCATGAGGTCCAGCGGCAACCAGATCGCCTTGGTCATCGACGAATACGGTGGCACCGACGGGATCGTCACGCTGGAGGACCTGCTGGAGGAACTCGTCGGGGACATCTACGACGAGTTCGATGACAGCCTGGCCGCGGAGGACACCGCCCTGGAGCGGGGAGAGGATGCCGAGGTGGACGGCGGGCTCATCCTGCAGGAACTGGCCCAGCAGACCGGCGTCGAACTGCCGGACGACGGCTCCTACGAGACCGTCGGCGGCTTCGTCATGGCCCGGCTGGGGCGCGTCCCCGAGGCGGGGGACCGGGTGGAGGCCGAAGGAGCCGGCCTGGAGGTCCTGGACATGGACGGCCACCGGGTCGGACGCGTCCAGATCACCCGCACCTCGGACCCCGAACGCGTGGAGGGCAGAGAGTAG
- a CDS encoding phosphoenolpyruvate carboxykinase (GTP), whose product MAKNSSLAFADRAVAEAPTSYGKLLDWVKEVAELTEPDSVYWVDGSQEEYDRLAGELVEAGTFVKLSEDKFPNSYAAFSDPADVARVEDRTFICSEKEEDAGFTNNWMDPSEMKGILKDTFAGSMHGRTMYVIPFVMGHLEADDPKFGVEITDSAYVVNSMRIMARIGTDVLQKMEETEAFFVPALHSVGAPLEEGDADVAWPCNETKWIVHFPEERSIWSYGSGYGGNALLGKKCYALRIASVMARDEGWLAEHMLILKLTNPEGKSYTISGAFPSACGKTNLALIEPTIHGWKAETLGDDITWIRPGKDGEFRVVNPEAGYFGVAPGTGWSTNPNAMKAIAQGNSIFTNVALTDDGGVWWEGMTDEVPAHLTDWQGNDWTPESGTPAAHPNSRFCTPIDQTEMLADEYHEPNGVKLDAILFGGRRKTTIPLVTESFDWEDGIFKGATLSSETTAAAVGAVGVVRRDPMAMLPFIGYDAGDYLEHWVKVSGEVDQAKLPKIYLVNWFRRNRDGGFAWPGFGENSRVLKWVVGRLEGTADAAETPVGYVPTADALDLSGLDLSAADLEDALRVDTEEWKDEVASIEEWFARFGASLPASIAGQLDGLRQRVNG is encoded by the coding sequence ATGGCCAAAAACTCCTCACTCGCGTTCGCAGATCGCGCTGTGGCGGAAGCGCCGACCAGTTACGGCAAGCTTCTCGACTGGGTGAAGGAGGTTGCCGAGCTCACGGAGCCCGACTCCGTGTATTGGGTGGACGGCTCCCAGGAGGAGTACGACCGCCTGGCCGGCGAACTGGTCGAGGCGGGCACCTTCGTCAAGCTCTCCGAGGACAAGTTCCCGAACTCCTACGCCGCCTTCTCCGACCCTGCCGATGTGGCACGCGTCGAGGACCGGACGTTCATCTGCTCCGAGAAGGAGGAGGACGCCGGCTTCACCAACAACTGGATGGACCCCTCCGAGATGAAGGGCATCCTCAAGGACACCTTCGCCGGGTCCATGCACGGCCGCACGATGTACGTGATCCCCTTCGTGATGGGCCACCTCGAGGCCGATGACCCGAAGTTCGGCGTCGAGATCACGGACTCCGCCTACGTCGTGAACTCCATGCGCATCATGGCCCGCATCGGGACGGACGTGCTGCAGAAGATGGAGGAGACCGAGGCGTTCTTCGTCCCGGCCCTGCACTCAGTCGGCGCCCCGCTCGAAGAGGGCGATGCCGATGTGGCGTGGCCCTGCAACGAGACCAAGTGGATCGTGCACTTCCCCGAGGAGCGCTCCATCTGGTCCTACGGCTCCGGCTACGGCGGCAATGCCCTGCTGGGCAAGAAGTGCTACGCGCTGCGCATCGCCTCGGTCATGGCCCGGGACGAGGGCTGGCTGGCCGAGCACATGCTGATCCTCAAGCTGACCAACCCGGAGGGCAAGTCCTACACGATCTCCGGCGCGTTCCCCTCCGCCTGCGGCAAGACCAACCTCGCGCTGATCGAGCCGACCATCCACGGCTGGAAGGCGGAGACCCTGGGTGATGACATCACCTGGATCCGCCCCGGCAAGGATGGCGAGTTCCGGGTGGTCAACCCGGAGGCCGGCTACTTCGGTGTGGCACCCGGCACCGGCTGGTCCACCAACCCGAACGCCATGAAGGCCATCGCCCAGGGCAACTCGATCTTCACCAACGTGGCCCTCACCGATGACGGCGGCGTGTGGTGGGAGGGTATGACGGACGAGGTCCCGGCCCACCTGACCGACTGGCAAGGCAATGACTGGACTCCCGAGTCCGGTACTCCCGCCGCCCATCCGAACTCACGGTTCTGCACCCCGATCGACCAGACGGAGATGCTGGCCGACGAGTACCACGAGCCCAACGGGGTCAAGCTGGACGCCATCCTCTTCGGTGGCCGCCGAAAGACCACCATCCCGCTGGTGACCGAGTCCTTCGACTGGGAGGACGGCATCTTCAAGGGCGCCACCCTCTCCTCCGAGACCACGGCCGCCGCCGTCGGCGCCGTGGGCGTGGTCCGTCGCGACCCGATGGCCATGCTTCCGTTCATCGGCTACGACGCGGGCGACTACCTGGAGCACTGGGTCAAGGTCTCCGGCGAGGTGGACCAGGCCAAGCTGCCGAAGATCTACCTGGTCAACTGGTTCCGCCGCAACCGGGACGGCGGCTTCGCCTGGCCCGGCTTCGGGGAGAACTCCCGCGTGCTGAAGTGGGTCGTGGGACGCCTCGAGGGCACGGCTGACGCCGCCGAGACCCCGGTCGGCTATGTGCCCACCGCGGACGCTCTGGACCTCTCCGGCCTGGACCTGTCCGCCGCCGACCTCGAGGACGCCCTCCGGGTGGACACCGAGGAATGGAAGGACGAGGTCGCCTCCATCGAGGAATGGTTCGCCCGCTTCGGTGCCTCCCTGCCGGCCTCGATCGCCGGCCAGCTGGACGGGTTGCGCCAGCGCGTCAACGGCTGA
- a CDS encoding ATP-dependent DNA helicase RecQ — protein MAHNDNDGDFPGETSTAREALRAEAREVLCRLVGREDADFHPGQFEAIEALVADRRRALVVQRTGWGKSAVYFVASLLLRARGAGPTLIVSPLLALMRDQVSAAARAGVRAEAINSANATEWDQIRERLAADAVDVLLVSPERLNNPQFRDVQLPDLIRRTGMLVVDEAHCISDWGHDFRPDYRRIRDLIAQLPGAGDRRVPVLATTATANERVVQDVAEQLGVAGADGSGEVFVLRGPLARSSLRLGVLRMPSPASRLAWLLTHLDSLPGSGIVYSLTVSAAEDTARALRDAGHEVVSYTGRTDPEQRAELEQALKDNRVKALVATSALGMGFDKPDLGFVVHLGAPSSPVAYYQQVGRAGRATEHADVLLLPGTEDREIWRYFATTSMPDEHRARAVLGELEAAGKPLSVPALETRVDLKRTPLELLLKVLAVDGAVERTQGGWQRTAQPWTYDGERYGRVAQARLAEEKLMLDYENTSGCRMEFLSHVLDDPDAAPCGRCDNCAGPWFPTGIDETAKGSASKALGRVGVPIEPRRSWPSGMDRLGVPLKGRIPEESQVAEGRAVARLTDLGWGGRLRTLFTVTEGGVQDAPVEQDLLQGAVQVLASWEWAERPIAVVSVPSRSRPQLVGSFAEGIARIGRLPYLGSLELVDGGPRGESGGNSAFRLASVWRMFSVPEELASQLASAREAGQHGPVLLIDDRTDSRWTLTEAGRVLREAGASGVLPFVLALNG, from the coding sequence ATGGCGCACAATGACAACGACGGTGACTTCCCTGGCGAGACCTCGACGGCGCGGGAGGCTCTGCGGGCTGAGGCCCGTGAGGTCCTGTGCCGGCTGGTGGGCCGCGAGGACGCCGACTTCCACCCCGGCCAGTTCGAGGCGATCGAGGCCCTGGTGGCGGATCGGCGCCGGGCCCTGGTGGTCCAGCGCACCGGCTGGGGCAAGTCCGCGGTGTACTTTGTGGCCTCCCTGCTGCTGCGTGCACGGGGTGCGGGTCCCACGCTGATCGTCTCCCCACTGCTGGCGCTGATGCGGGACCAGGTCTCGGCTGCGGCCCGCGCCGGGGTGCGCGCCGAGGCCATCAACTCCGCGAACGCCACCGAATGGGACCAGATCCGGGAGCGGCTCGCGGCAGACGCGGTGGACGTGCTGCTGGTGTCCCCCGAGCGGCTCAACAACCCGCAGTTCCGGGACGTGCAATTGCCGGACCTCATCCGCCGGACCGGGATGCTGGTGGTGGACGAGGCACACTGCATCTCGGACTGGGGCCATGATTTCCGTCCCGACTACCGGCGGATCCGTGACCTCATCGCCCAACTGCCCGGTGCTGGGGACCGCCGTGTGCCGGTGCTGGCCACCACGGCCACGGCCAATGAGCGGGTGGTCCAGGACGTCGCCGAACAATTGGGCGTGGCCGGCGCAGACGGTTCCGGGGAGGTCTTCGTCCTGCGCGGCCCGCTGGCCCGTTCCTCCCTACGGCTCGGGGTGCTGCGCATGCCGAGCCCGGCCAGCCGGCTCGCCTGGCTGCTGACCCACCTGGACTCGCTGCCCGGCTCGGGGATCGTCTACTCGCTCACCGTCTCGGCCGCCGAGGACACCGCGCGCGCCCTGCGGGACGCCGGCCATGAGGTGGTGTCCTACACCGGGCGAACCGATCCGGAACAGCGGGCTGAACTGGAGCAGGCCCTGAAGGACAACCGGGTCAAGGCCCTGGTCGCCACCTCGGCCCTGGGCATGGGCTTCGACAAGCCTGACCTGGGCTTCGTGGTCCACCTCGGCGCACCCAGCTCCCCGGTGGCCTACTACCAGCAGGTTGGCCGCGCCGGCCGTGCCACGGAACACGCCGATGTGCTGCTGCTGCCCGGCACCGAGGACCGCGAGATCTGGCGCTACTTCGCCACCACGTCCATGCCGGACGAGCACCGGGCCCGGGCCGTACTGGGAGAGCTGGAGGCCGCCGGGAAACCGCTGTCCGTCCCCGCCCTGGAGACCCGGGTGGACCTGAAGCGCACCCCCCTGGAACTGCTGCTCAAGGTTCTGGCCGTGGACGGGGCCGTGGAACGCACCCAGGGCGGCTGGCAGCGGACCGCGCAGCCGTGGACGTATGACGGCGAACGCTACGGCCGGGTGGCCCAGGCCCGGCTGGCCGAGGAGAAGCTCATGCTGGACTACGAGAACACGTCCGGATGCCGCATGGAGTTCCTCTCGCACGTCCTGGATGACCCGGATGCGGCACCCTGCGGCCGGTGTGACAACTGCGCCGGCCCGTGGTTCCCCACGGGCATCGACGAGACGGCCAAGGGCAGTGCCTCGAAGGCGTTGGGCCGGGTGGGGGTGCCCATCGAACCGCGCCGGAGCTGGCCCAGCGGTATGGACCGGCTGGGGGTGCCGCTGAAGGGCCGCATCCCGGAGGAGTCCCAGGTGGCCGAGGGGCGCGCCGTGGCCCGGCTGACGGACCTGGGCTGGGGAGGACGGCTGCGCACCCTGTTCACGGTCACGGAGGGGGGTGTCCAGGATGCCCCCGTGGAGCAGGACCTGTTGCAGGGTGCCGTCCAGGTCCTGGCGTCCTGGGAATGGGCAGAACGGCCCATCGCGGTGGTCTCGGTGCCGTCCCGCTCGCGCCCCCAGCTGGTGGGTTCCTTCGCGGAGGGCATCGCCCGGATCGGCCGCCTGCCGTACCTGGGCTCCCTCGAGCTCGTGGACGGAGGGCCCCGGGGGGAGTCAGGGGGCAACAGTGCCTTCCGGCTGGCCTCGGTCTGGCGGATGTTCTCCGTCCCGGAGGAACTGGCCTCCCAGTTGGCCTCGGCCAGGGAGGCCGGGCAGCACGGCCCGGTGCTCCTCATCGACGATCGCACGGACAGCCGCTGGACGTTGACCGAGGCCGGCCGCGTGCTGCGCGAGGCTGGGGCCAGTGGGGTGCTGCCCTTTGTCTTGGCCCTGAATGGGTAG
- a CDS encoding histidine phosphatase family protein: MPADAATPDRIDTSGDKTLILLRHAKSDWPDGVNDHDRPLGGRGNREAPAAGQWLVEQGLYPDMILCSDAVRTRQTCTWVCSELGEKAPTPYLDSRLYEADATRALAVINETEERVRTLMVIGHMPWVQDLGMRIASVDSDEEAVVSMAERYPTLGLQVFKVPGDWASLDGRDARMTHFVVPRP; the protein is encoded by the coding sequence ATGCCAGCCGACGCCGCGACACCAGACCGTATCGACACCTCCGGTGACAAGACGCTGATCCTCCTGCGCCATGCCAAGTCGGACTGGCCGGACGGCGTGAACGATCACGACCGCCCCCTGGGCGGCCGCGGCAATCGCGAGGCGCCCGCCGCAGGGCAGTGGCTGGTGGAGCAGGGCCTGTACCCGGATATGATCCTGTGCTCTGATGCCGTGCGCACCCGCCAGACCTGCACCTGGGTCTGCAGCGAGCTGGGGGAGAAGGCACCGACCCCTTACTTGGATTCCCGTCTCTATGAGGCGGATGCCACCCGTGCCCTGGCCGTGATCAATGAGACCGAGGAGCGGGTGCGGACCCTGATGGTCATCGGGCACATGCCGTGGGTGCAGGACCTGGGCATGCGGATCGCCTCCGTGGACTCGGACGAGGAGGCCGTGGTCTCCATGGCGGAGCGCTATCCCACGTTGGGCCTGCAGGTCTTCAAGGTCCCGGGGGACTGGGCGTCACTGGACGGGCGCGACGCGCGGATGACCCACTTCGTGGTGCCCCGCCCCTGA
- a CDS encoding winged helix-turn-helix domain-containing protein: MTTSPQGYVHISVRNAQRRAARVRSYREHGGTYGTPASRQLHSVENVVEPAGEAEQQAPQTAPMPVLAPNGIPGPQAVATETEARGFVIYVGMDESAASAAGTSLTRLANELRHYVESLVPGSQSAAAVAIAPAGAPGSDLEVVRQVLGDPTIQQGIRPDLLQAPAPVSTRQPGVLIDLARREVQLDGEGLNLTYKEFELLNYLVENGGRTVGRDELLESLWRNSDEVPNERTIDVHIRRLRSKLGRLSGTVRTVRGQGYRFYEHPEVVVWAAPEYSI, encoded by the coding sequence ATGACAACCAGCCCCCAGGGATACGTCCACATCTCGGTCCGCAACGCCCAGCGCCGTGCGGCACGGGTCCGCAGTTACCGTGAGCACGGCGGTACCTATGGGACGCCGGCCAGCCGGCAGCTCCACTCGGTCGAGAATGTCGTGGAGCCTGCCGGGGAAGCCGAGCAGCAGGCGCCCCAGACGGCGCCGATGCCGGTCCTGGCCCCCAATGGGATCCCCGGCCCTCAGGCTGTGGCCACTGAGACCGAGGCCCGTGGCTTCGTGATCTACGTGGGCATGGACGAATCGGCAGCCTCGGCCGCCGGGACCTCGCTGACCCGGCTGGCCAACGAGCTGCGCCACTATGTCGAATCCCTGGTGCCGGGCTCCCAGTCCGCCGCGGCCGTGGCGATCGCCCCGGCAGGCGCTCCCGGCTCCGACCTCGAGGTCGTCCGCCAGGTCCTCGGGGATCCGACCATTCAGCAGGGCATCCGCCCGGACCTGCTCCAGGCCCCGGCCCCGGTCTCGACCCGCCAGCCGGGCGTCCTGATCGATCTCGCCCGCCGGGAGGTCCAGCTGGACGGTGAGGGCCTGAACCTCACCTACAAGGAGTTCGAGCTGCTGAACTACCTCGTGGAGAACGGTGGCCGCACCGTGGGCCGGGACGAGTTGCTCGAGTCCCTGTGGAGGAACTCGGACGAGGTGCCGAACGAGCGCACCATCGATGTCCACATCCGCCGGCTGCGCTCCAAGCTGGGCCGGCTCTCCGGCACCGTCCGGACCGTGCGCGGGCAGGGCTACCGCTTCTACGAGCACCCCGAAGTGGTCGTCTGGGCGGCACCCGAATACAGCATCTGA
- a CDS encoding MFS transporter, with product METGTPGPWSGHIPGTPGYRRLLLGLFLAGVATFAQLYSPQGLLPLISGDLGITASDAALMVSLATLGLAIGVIPWSYAGDRFGRKWVMGWAIMAACAFSLVAVAVPDLEAILVFRLLEGFALGGVPALALAYLNEEVSAASSALAAGTYISGTTLGGLAGRLLAAPIGELTDWRLGMLAVTVLSVACAIAFLLLAPAARGFTPHRTTFRQAVRALAGNLRSPALLIIYAQGFLLMGGFVAMYNYLGFHLAGDPFNLPIGVVSLVFVAYLAGTWTSPLAGRLAGRHGRRPVLLVSTAAMIAGVLLTLVPSLWVVLPATIIFTGGFFAAHAVASGWAGAAAVAGRAQSVSLYNFGYYAGSSLFGWLGGVFLAGAGWLGTVLMTAALAAVAAILGWFMRSR from the coding sequence GTGGAGACAGGCACGCCAGGACCGTGGTCCGGACATATCCCCGGGACCCCCGGTTACCGCCGCCTGCTGCTGGGACTGTTCCTGGCCGGCGTCGCGACCTTCGCCCAGCTGTACTCCCCGCAGGGCCTGCTCCCGCTGATCAGCGGGGACCTCGGCATCACCGCCTCCGATGCCGCTCTCATGGTCTCCTTGGCCACCCTGGGACTGGCCATCGGCGTGATCCCGTGGTCCTACGCCGGTGACCGTTTCGGCCGGAAGTGGGTCATGGGGTGGGCCATCATGGCGGCCTGTGCCTTCTCGCTGGTGGCCGTCGCGGTGCCGGACCTCGAGGCCATCCTGGTCTTCCGCCTCCTCGAGGGTTTCGCCTTGGGCGGCGTCCCGGCACTGGCCCTGGCCTACCTGAACGAGGAGGTCAGCGCCGCCTCCTCGGCGCTGGCGGCCGGGACGTACATCTCCGGGACGACCCTCGGCGGGCTGGCCGGGCGCCTCCTGGCCGCGCCCATCGGGGAGCTGACGGACTGGCGGCTCGGCATGCTTGCCGTCACCGTGCTGTCCGTGGCCTGCGCCATCGCCTTCCTGCTCCTGGCCCCAGCCGCCCGGGGCTTCACTCCGCACCGCACCACCTTCCGGCAGGCGGTCCGGGCGCTGGCGGGCAACCTGCGGTCCCCGGCCCTGCTGATCATCTACGCCCAGGGGTTCCTGCTGATGGGCGGATTCGTGGCGATGTACAACTACCTCGGATTCCACCTGGCCGGTGACCCGTTCAACCTGCCCATCGGGGTGGTGTCCCTGGTCTTCGTGGCCTACCTGGCCGGGACGTGGACCTCGCCCCTGGCGGGCCGACTGGCCGGGCGTCACGGGCGCCGGCCCGTGCTGCTGGTGTCCACGGCGGCCATGATCGCCGGGGTGCTGCTCACCCTGGTCCCCTCCCTGTGGGTGGTGCTGCCGGCCACGATCATCTTCACCGGCGGTTTCTTCGCCGCTCATGCGGTGGCATCCGGCTGGGCGGGGGCGGCCGCGGTGGCCGGCCGGGCGCAGTCGGTCTCGCTCTACAACTTCGGCTACTACGCGGGATCCAGCCTGTTCGGCTGGCTCGGCGGGGTGTTCCTGGCGGGTGCCGGCTGGCTCGGGACCGTGCTCATGACGGCAGCCCTCGCGGCGGTGGCGGCCATCCTGGGCTGGTTCATGCGCAGTAGATGA
- the upp gene encoding uracil phosphoribosyltransferase, translated as MRVQLVEHPLVSHKLTVLRKKETPSMIFRQLTEELVMLLAYEATRDVKVQPVEIETPVARMTGVALAKPTPLVVPILRAGLGMLEGMVRMAPSAEVGFLGMARNEETLDIVTYAERLPADLTNRHVFLLDPMLATGGTLVEAVRFMYARNAQRVTCICLLGAPEGISRLERELADVEVDIYLAAIDERLDEQSYIVPGLGDAGDRLYGLAE; from the coding sequence ATGCGCGTACAGCTCGTGGAACATCCGCTCGTCAGCCACAAATTGACCGTTCTCCGCAAGAAGGAGACACCGTCGATGATCTTCCGGCAGCTCACTGAGGAGCTCGTCATGCTGCTGGCCTATGAGGCCACCCGGGACGTGAAGGTCCAGCCCGTGGAGATCGAGACGCCGGTGGCGAGGATGACCGGCGTCGCGCTGGCCAAGCCGACCCCGCTGGTGGTGCCCATCCTGAGGGCCGGGCTGGGCATGCTCGAGGGCATGGTGCGGATGGCGCCCTCGGCCGAGGTCGGGTTCCTGGGCATGGCCCGCAACGAGGAGACCCTGGACATCGTCACCTACGCGGAACGGCTGCCGGCGGACCTGACAAACCGCCACGTCTTCCTGTTGGACCCCATGCTGGCCACCGGGGGCACCCTGGTGGAGGCGGTGAGGTTCATGTACGCCCGCAACGCGCAGCGCGTGACCTGTATCTGCCTGCTGGGCGCTCCGGAGGGGATCTCCCGATTGGAGCGCGAGCTGGCGGACGTGGAGGTGGACATCTACCTGGCCGCGATCGACGAGCGGCTGGACGAGCAGTCCTACATCGTCCCCGGACTGGGCGATGCCGGAGACCGCCTCTACGGCCTGGCGGAGTAG
- the manB gene encoding phosphomannomutase/phosphoglucomutase (converts mannose-6-phosphate to mannose-1-phosphate; the resulting product is then converted to GDP-mannose by ManC which is then used in the synthesis of mannose-containing glycoconjugates that are important for mediating entry into host cells), whose product MTTSVDLSQSFKAYDVRGIVGESITEGSVRAVGAAFVDVLGLAGSRVLIGGDMRPSSPEFARAFAEGATSRGADVVMLGLISTDMLYYACGVEQAAGVVFTASHNPAAYNGMKMAKAGAVPVSSDTGLYEIRDVAQRYLDAGEIPAVEAAGAVTEQDMLTAYASYLRSLVDLSGIRPLKVVVDAGNGMAGKTTPAVLGDTVLEGLPLRIEPLYFELDGTFPNHPANPLEPENLRDLQRAVLAHGADIGLAFDGDADRCFVIDEKGAAVSPSAVTGLVARREIARAQAGDTVNGAVQAPEPEPVIIHNLITSHAVPELVAAQGGRPVKTRVGHSFIKAVMAAEGAVFGGEHSAHYYFRDFYNADTGMLAAMHVLAALGTQELPLSELAAEYDPYTASGEINSEVEDKAGAVARVLQAFAPSLAADATAAGEDSVSAAVDAEDLAGTGVLVDRMDGTTVTAVDGTWWFNLRPSNTEPFLRYNGEAHEAGTMASIRDTVLTLVRQNA is encoded by the coding sequence ATGACGACTTCTGTGGATCTGAGCCAGTCCTTCAAGGCCTACGATGTGCGCGGCATCGTCGGGGAATCGATCACTGAGGGATCCGTCAGGGCCGTGGGCGCGGCCTTCGTGGACGTGCTGGGCCTGGCTGGCTCCCGGGTGCTGATCGGCGGGGACATGCGCCCGTCCTCGCCCGAGTTCGCCCGGGCCTTCGCCGAGGGGGCCACCTCCCGCGGGGCGGACGTGGTGATGCTCGGGCTGATCTCCACGGACATGCTGTACTACGCCTGTGGCGTGGAGCAGGCCGCCGGGGTGGTCTTCACCGCCTCGCACAATCCTGCCGCCTACAACGGCATGAAGATGGCGAAGGCCGGCGCGGTCCCGGTGTCCTCGGACACCGGGCTGTACGAGATCCGTGATGTGGCCCAGCGCTACCTCGATGCCGGTGAGATCCCGGCGGTGGAGGCCGCCGGTGCCGTGACGGAGCAGGACATGCTCACCGCGTATGCCTCCTACCTGCGCTCCCTGGTGGACCTGTCCGGGATCCGCCCGTTGAAGGTTGTGGTGGACGCCGGCAACGGGATGGCCGGCAAGACCACTCCGGCCGTCCTCGGCGACACCGTGCTGGAGGGACTGCCGCTGCGGATCGAGCCGCTGTACTTCGAGCTGGACGGCACCTTCCCCAATCATCCGGCGAACCCGCTGGAACCGGAGAACCTGCGTGATCTGCAGCGGGCCGTCCTGGCCCACGGAGCGGACATCGGCCTGGCCTTCGACGGCGACGCCGACCGCTGCTTCGTGATCGACGAGAAGGGGGCCGCGGTCTCGCCCTCCGCCGTGACCGGATTGGTGGCCCGCCGCGAGATCGCCCGGGCCCAGGCCGGGGACACCGTCAACGGGGCCGTGCAGGCCCCCGAGCCCGAGCCGGTGATCATCCACAACCTCATCACCTCCCATGCCGTGCCCGAACTCGTCGCAGCCCAGGGGGGCCGCCCCGTGAAGACCCGGGTGGGCCATTCCTTCATCAAGGCCGTCATGGCCGCTGAGGGGGCCGTGTTCGGCGGGGAGCACTCCGCGCACTACTACTTCCGCGACTTCTACAACGCGGACACCGGCATGCTCGCAGCCATGCACGTGCTGGCTGCCCTGGGCACCCAGGAGTTGCCGCTGTCCGAGCTGGCCGCCGAGTACGATCCGTACACCGCCTCCGGGGAGATCAACTCCGAGGTCGAGGACAAGGCCGGCGCTGTGGCGCGCGTGCTCCAGGCCTTCGCCCCGTCACTGGCCGCCGACGCCACCGCAGCCGGCGAGGACTCGGTGTCCGCGGCCGTCGACGCCGAGGACCTGGCCGGGACCGGGGTGCTCGTGGACCGCATGGACGGCACCACCGTGACCGCGGTGGACGGCACCTGGTGGTTCAACCTGCGCCCGTCCAACACCGAGCCGTTCCTGCGCTACAACGGCGAGGCCCACGAGGCCGGCACCATGGCCAGCATCCGCGACACCGTCCTCACCCTCGTCCGCCAGAACGCCTGA